The following are encoded together in the Bradyrhizobium genosp. L genome:
- a CDS encoding DoxX family protein — protein sequence MNFIVNLLILLPARIASHFSWAGPLLMRIVVGYTFMLAGWGKLTNLPQVTQNFVEWGIPFPNILTPFVSGVECFGGIMLILGLFTRIPAAMLAVVMVVAIKSAKWGDVDSLETLLGFEEVTYFAAFMWLAIVGPGAASLDRLLVNVTAGQKEPT from the coding sequence ATGAATTTCATCGTCAACCTGCTGATTTTGTTGCCGGCACGGATCGCTTCGCATTTCTCCTGGGCCGGCCCGCTGCTGATGCGGATCGTCGTCGGCTACACCTTCATGCTGGCCGGCTGGGGCAAGCTCACCAACCTTCCGCAGGTCACGCAGAACTTCGTCGAATGGGGGATTCCCTTCCCCAACATCCTCACCCCGTTCGTGTCGGGCGTCGAATGCTTTGGCGGCATCATGCTGATCCTCGGGCTGTTCACCCGGATCCCGGCCGCGATGCTGGCGGTGGTGATGGTCGTGGCGATCAAGTCGGCGAAATGGGGCGACGTCGATTCGCTGGAGACGCTGCTGGGTTTCGAGGAGGTCACCTACTTTGCCGCCTTCATGTGGCTCGCGATCGTGGGTCCCGGCGCGGCCTCGCTCGACCGGCTGCTGGTCAATGTGACCGCGGGCCAGAAGGAGCCGACCTGA